A stretch of the Papaver somniferum cultivar HN1 chromosome 6, ASM357369v1, whole genome shotgun sequence genome encodes the following:
- the LOC113290991 gene encoding uncharacterized protein LOC113290991, translating into MASQSGDGTSASLDGGSDSTTQVNYPHPTPSIDIAQNTINLFPVNNVNLIAWNLRGFGKKSANKELSLLCKNVNPDIIFLSETKMNKDMATRKLRNMGFTCTFNVPCVGRSGGLALAWKKEVHLNVISSSLRGIYVTSTDIIHSKTCHIHFIYGEPNSSLKQAFWEQQCQQNTSSLDEPVLFIGDFNALLGTEDKNGGLEVDDPDFENLRNFCTIFNMYDPSFSGPRFTWYNMQQGPDLILERLDRWTLLTIAMWIEDPTCRDIIVNSWSVNVVGSPAYKLKAKILSTNKGLRDWNKSSFGNTQTNISTIRKELTDLQVSIPTDTSNTSRLKARLEYLYNLEELYWKDKSREVWLLEGDRNSPYFHRVTLFRRKRNAISWIKNSLNTILTDRDSIGNSFIDYFKGLYSSQPQQFQD; encoded by the exons ATGGCTTCTCAAAGTGGTGATGGTACCAGTGCTTCTCTTGATGGTGGATCTGACTCTACCACCCAGGTAAACTACCCTCACCCTACCCCTTCTATTGATATTGCTCAAAATACCATAAATCTTTTTCCTGTCAATAATGTCAATCTGATTGCCTGGAACCTTCGTGGCTTTGGTAAAAAATCTGCTAATAAGGAGCTTAGCTTACTTTGTAAGAATGTCAACCCTGACATTATTTTCCTGTCTGAGACTAAAATGAATAAAGACATGGCAACTAGAAAATTAAGAAACATGGGATTTACTTGTACTTTTAATGTACCCTGtgttggtagaagtggtggtctTGCTCTTGCTTGGAAGAAGGAGGTTCACCTAAACGTTATTTCATCCAGTCTGAGGGGCATCTATGTTACTTCTACTGACATCATCCATTCCAAGACCTGTCATATTCATTTCATATATGGAGAACCTAATAGTAGTTTAAAGCAAGCCTTTTGGGAACAACAATGTCAACAGAATACCTCCTCTTTAGATGAACCAGTTTTATTTATAGGAGACTTCAATGCTCTATTAGGTACTGAAGACAAAAATGGTGGTCTAGAAGTAGATGATCCTGATTTCGAAAACCTTAGGAATTTTTGTACTATTTTTAATATGTATGATCCTAGTTTTTCTGGTCCTAGGTTTACTTGGTATAATATGCAACAAGGCCCTGACTTGATCCTGgaaagattagatagat GGACTCTTCTGACCATTGCCATGTGGATAGAGGATCCTACTTGCAGAGACATTATAGTTAATTCTTGGTCTGTTAATGTGGTAGGTTCCCCAGCCTACAAACTTAAAGCCAAGATTTTAAGTACTAATAAAGGATTAAGAGATTGGAATAAATCTTCCTTTGGTAATACTCAAACTAATATATCTACCATTAGGAAAGAGTTGACTGACCTCCAAGTCTCTATTCCTACTGACACCAGTAATACTTCTAGACTTAAAGCTAGACTTGAATATCTGTATAACTTGGAGGAATTATATTGGAAGGACAAATCTAGAGAAGTCTGGCTCTTGGAAGGTGACAGAAATTCACCATATTTCCATAGAGTAACTctctttagaagaaaaagaaatgctaTTAGCTGGATAAAGAACTCTTTgaatactattctaactgatagagatagtattggaaATTCTTTCATAGATTATTTCAAAGGCCTGTATTCCTCCCAACCTCAGCAATTTCAGGATTAA
- the LOC113288181 gene encoding fasciclin-like arabinogalactan protein 1, whose product MEMSRILTGASILITLTLLVSSVSAHNITKILAEHPDFSTFNHYLSETHLAQEINSRQTITVCAVDNAGMAELLSKHLSLYALKNVLSFHILLDYFGAKKLHQITDGTALAATMFQATGSATGSAGFVNITDYKGGKVRLGAEDNDGTLSSEYVKSVKEIPYNISVIQISKILSSPEAEAPTPGPAQVNLTELMSKQGCKVFADLLVSSGAYATFQENADGGLTIFCPLDDPMKAFQPKYDNLTDDGKVALLSYHALPTYNSMQMLKQNNGIVNTLATDGGKTYQFTVQNDGESVTLKTKTVTAKITGKLIDEMPLAIYTINKVLLPKELFKKALAPTPAPAPAPEKAADSPKKAKGKGDKDEDLAPEPMSPDGEPADQEADDNGSIRSSGGRWASVVLGVWLAAYLLV is encoded by the coding sequence ATGGAGATGTCCCGGATTTTAACCGGGGCTTCAATTCTCATCACTTTGACACTTCTAGTATCATCTGTATCAGCTCATAACATCACAAAAATCTTAGCTGAACACCCAGATTTCTCAACTTTCAATCACTACCTATCAGAAACACATTTAGCACAAGAAATTAACAGTCGCCAAACAATCACAGTATGTGCTGTTGATAATGCAGGAATGGCAGAACTATTATCAAAACATCTATCACTTTACGCTCTCAAAAATGTCCTTTCTTTTCATATCCTTCTTGATTATTTTGGTGCTAAAAAACTCCATCAGATTACCGACGGCACAGCTTTAGCAGCAACAATGTTTCAAGCTACTGGATCTGCAACTGGTTCAGCAGGTTTCGTCAACATTACAGATTACAAGGGCGGTAAAGTCCGTCTCGGTGCCGAAGATAATGATGGAACTCTAAGCTCGGAATATGTTAAATCAGTGAAAGAAATTCCATATAATATCTCAGTTATTCAAATCAGCAAGATCTTGTCTTCCCCTGAGGCTGAAGCACCGACACCCGGTCCTGCACAGGTTAACCTAACCGAGTTAATGTCGAAACAAGGTTGCAAAGTTTTTGCAGATTTGTTAGTCTCTTCAGGAGCATATGCTACTTTCCAAGAAAATGCTGATGGTGGATTAACTATCTTCTGCCCGCTGGATGATCCAATGAAAGCGTTTCAACCCAAATACGATAATTTAACCGATGATGGAAAAGTTGCTTTGTTATCCTATCACGCTCTGCCTACTTATAATTCGATGCAAATGTTGAAACAAAACAATGGTATTGTGAATACTTTGGCTACTGATGGTGGAAAAACGTATCAATTTACTGTTCAGAATGACGGTGAATCTGTTACATTGAAGACCAAAACTGTTACAGCGAAAATAACAGGGAAATTGATCGATGAAATGCCATTAGCTATTTACACAATTAATAAGGTATTGTTGCCTAAAGAATTGTTCAAGAAAGCTTTAGCGCCGACACCAGCTCCAGCACCTGCGCCGGAAAAAGCTGCCGATTCACCTAAAAAAGCTAAAGGTAAAGGTGATAAGGATGAGGATTTGGCTCCTGAGCCGATGTCTCCTGATGGTGAGCCAGCGGATCAAGAGGCTGATGATAACGGCAGTATTAGATCCAGTGGTGGGAGATGGGCTAGTGTTGTATTAGGTGTGTGGTTAGCAGCTTATCTGTTGGTGTAG